In the Candidatus Omnitrophota bacterium genome, one interval contains:
- the rplD gene encoding 50S ribosomal protein L4 codes for MSSLPILDKQGKKTEALDLPKEIFEAPLNTKVLHQAVVMYQASQRQGTLNTKERAYVSGGGKKPFRQKGTGRARAGSIRSPLWHGGGTVFGPHPRDFGYDIPKRARKTALRESLNAKFKSNDLFCLIELKEKISKTKDFAKILDALKLKGKILAILDGCDDSVRLASRNIDRFQLMRSEDVNAYHILRNKRLLVTKTAFHKLLKRIEG; via the coding sequence ATGTCGTCACTTCCCATTCTGGACAAGCAGGGAAAGAAAACCGAGGCCCTGGATCTCCCGAAGGAAATTTTTGAGGCCCCGTTGAATACAAAGGTCCTTCACCAGGCCGTTGTCATGTACCAGGCCTCGCAGCGCCAGGGGACTTTGAACACCAAAGAGCGCGCCTATGTCTCCGGCGGCGGCAAGAAGCCGTTCCGCCAGAAGGGCACGGGCCGCGCCCGCGCCGGGTCCATCCGTTCTCCTCTGTGGCACGGCGGCGGGACCGTGTTCGGTCCGCATCCCCGGGATTTCGGTTACGATATCCCCAAGCGCGCCCGCAAGACCGCGCTGCGGGAGAGTCTGAACGCCAAGTTCAAGTCCAACGACCTGTTCTGCCTGATTGAGTTGAAAGAAAAAATTTCCAAGACCAAGGACTTTGCGAAAATTCTGGACGCCCTGAAGCTCAAGGGGAAGATCCTGGCGATCCTCGACGGCTGCGATGACAGCGTGAGACTGGCCAGCCGTAATATCGACCGGTTCCAGCTGATGCGTTCCGAGGACGTAAACGCGTATCATATTTTGCGGAACAAGAGGTTGCTGGTGACCAAGACGGCGTTCCATAAACTGTTAAAGCGTATTGAAGGATAA
- the rplW gene encoding 50S ribosomal protein L23 gives MAVAYDVIKTLLRTEKGTSLEPDRKYLFKVAGKANKIQIKRAVEEIYKVKVQAVNTTVVPGKRKRVRQEFGYTTDWKKAVVTLREGQKIEVS, from the coding sequence ATGGCTGTCGCCTACGATGTGATCAAAACTCTGCTACGCACCGAAAAAGGGACTTCGCTCGAGCCCGACCGCAAGTACCTGTTTAAGGTCGCCGGCAAGGCCAACAAAATACAGATCAAAAGGGCTGTCGAGGAGATTTATAAGGTCAAGGTCCAGGCGGTCAACACGACCGTGGTGCCGGGGAAGCGCAAAAGGGTCCGCCAGGAATTCGGATACACGACGGACTGGAAAAAGGCGGTCGTGACCTTGAGGGAAGGGCAGAAAATCGAAGTGAGTTAA
- the rplB gene encoding 50S ribosomal protein L2: MGLKKFKPTTNGLRHTVISDFREITKGKPEKALLKPLKKSGGRNCYGRITMRFRGGGHKRMYRLVDFKRDRLDQEAEVVAIEYDPNRSARIALVRYPDGTKSYILAPLELKVGEKVVSTITGEAEIVAGNCMPIRRIPLGTAIHNIEILPGNGGQFARSAGVSAQILAKEGDYAHVRMPSSEVRKFRLDCRATIGQMGNVEHDSISVGKAGRNRWLGRRGHVRGVAMNPVDHPHGGGEGKAPQGNPHPVSPWGQKSKGLRTRTPKKYSNKWIVRRRTK; the protein is encoded by the coding sequence ATGGGACTTAAAAAATTCAAACCAACGACGAATGGTCTCCGGCACACGGTGATCTCGGATTTCCGGGAGATCACCAAAGGCAAGCCGGAAAAGGCCCTTTTGAAGCCGCTCAAGAAAAGCGGCGGCCGCAACTGTTACGGCCGGATCACCATGAGATTCCGCGGCGGAGGGCATAAAAGGATGTACCGCCTGGTGGACTTTAAGCGTGACCGGCTGGATCAGGAAGCCGAAGTGGTCGCCATTGAATATGATCCCAACCGCTCGGCCCGGATCGCCCTGGTGCGTTATCCGGACGGGACGAAATCGTATATCCTGGCTCCTCTGGAGCTGAAGGTCGGCGAAAAAGTGGTCAGCACGATCACGGGGGAAGCCGAAATTGTGGCCGGTAACTGCATGCCGATCCGCCGCATCCCGCTGGGGACGGCCATCCATAATATCGAGATCCTTCCCGGCAACGGCGGGCAGTTCGCCCGTTCCGCCGGAGTTTCAGCCCAGATTTTAGCCAAGGAAGGCGATTACGCCCATGTCCGCATGCCGTCGAGCGAGGTCCGGAAGTTCCGTTTGGACTGCCGCGCGACCATCGGTCAGATGGGCAACGTCGAGCACGATTCGATCTCTGTCGGCAAGGCCGGCCGGAACCGCTGGCTGGGCCGTAGAGGGCATGTCCGCGGCGTCGCGATGAACCCGGTTGATCACCCGCACGGCGGCGGCGAGGGCAAGGCCCCGCAGGGAAACCCTCATCCGGTGAGCCCGTGGGGGCAGAAGTCCAAAGGTCTCCGGACCCGGACGCCCAAAAAATATTCCAACAAGTGGATCGTTAGAAGAAGGACGAAGTAA
- the rpsS gene encoding 30S ribosomal protein S19, which produces MTRSVKKGPFVEEALMKRVQRMASSGQRQPVKTWSRRSTVVPEFVGMTIAIYDGRKHVPVYITENMVGYKLGDFAPTRTFRKHGGVKAKKSPDKT; this is translated from the coding sequence ATGACAAGATCAGTCAAAAAAGGCCCTTTTGTCGAAGAAGCGTTGATGAAGCGCGTGCAGAGGATGGCGTCCTCGGGGCAGAGACAGCCTGTCAAAACCTGGTCGCGCCGTTCGACCGTTGTTCCGGAATTTGTCGGCATGACGATCGCGATTTACGACGGCCGTAAGCATGTGCCGGTTTACATCACCGAGAACATGGTCGGTTATAAGCTCGGCGATTTTGCCCCGACCCGCACGTTCCGCAAGCACGGCGGCGTGAAGGCCAAGAAGTCCCCGGACAAGACCTAA
- the rplV gene encoding 50S ribosomal protein L22, which translates to MIAQAHGRYMRVSPMKMRQVIDLIRGKDISSSKVILTQVNKGCTGMIAKVLNSAVSNAKQKGLSEDQLFISKIVANGGPMWKRFRPAAFGRATPILKRTTHLKIELDLITR; encoded by the coding sequence ATGATTGCTCAAGCCCATGGACGTTATATGAGAGTTTCCCCGATGAAAATGCGCCAGGTCATCGACCTGATCCGCGGGAAGGACATTTCTTCCTCCAAGGTCATTTTGACCCAGGTCAACAAGGGGTGCACGGGGATGATCGCCAAGGTCCTCAATTCCGCGGTCAGCAATGCCAAGCAAAAAGGGTTGAGCGAGGACCAGCTTTTCATTTCCAAGATTGTCGCCAACGGCGGTCCGATGTGGAAGCGGTTCCGTCCCGCGGCGTTCGGGCGGGCCACGCCGATTTTAAAGAGGACAACGCATCTTAAGATTGAATTGGATCTCATTACGAGATAA
- the rpsC gene encoding 30S ribosomal protein S3, with protein MGQKVHPFIQRIGVNRNWRSLWYADKKDYKHNIVEDFNIRKFIKAKFSQAAVSYINIERLAEQTKIKIASARPGVIIGRRGADLTRIKEELRAISKKEIDVDVIEIKNPAIEAQLVAQNVAFQLEKRVIFRRAIKRAVEQAMQSGAKGIKISVSGRLGGAEMARRETHREGSIPLMTLRADVDYGFAEARTTYGIIGVKCWVYKGDIIREKKRTLAPAK; from the coding sequence GTGGGACAAAAAGTTCATCCATTTATTCAGAGAATCGGCGTCAACCGCAACTGGCGCAGCCTTTGGTATGCGGACAAAAAAGATTACAAGCACAACATCGTTGAGGATTTCAATATCCGCAAGTTCATCAAGGCGAAGTTCTCCCAGGCCGCCGTCTCGTACATCAACATCGAGCGCCTGGCCGAGCAGACCAAGATCAAGATCGCGTCCGCCCGTCCCGGTGTCATCATCGGCCGGCGCGGGGCGGATTTGACCCGGATCAAGGAAGAGCTGAGAGCCATTTCCAAGAAAGAAATCGATGTCGATGTGATCGAGATCAAGAATCCGGCCATCGAGGCCCAGCTGGTGGCCCAGAACGTGGCTTTTCAGCTCGAGAAGCGCGTCATTTTCCGCCGCGCCATCAAGCGCGCCGTGGAGCAGGCCATGCAGAGCGGGGCCAAAGGGATCAAGATCAGCGTCTCGGGACGTTTGGGCGGGGCGGAAATGGCCCGTCGGGAAACCCACCGGGAGGGATCGATTCCTTTGATGACTTTGAGAGCGGACGTGGATTATGGTTTTGCCGAAGCCCGGACCACCTACGGGATCATCGGCGTGAAGTGCTGGGTTTACAAGGGTGATATCATCCGCGAGAAGAAACGAACGCTGGCGCCCGCAAAATAA
- the rplP gene encoding 50S ribosomal protein L16 — MLIPRRVKYRKAQKGKVRGLATRGNRLLFGEYGLKALENGLIRSNHLEACRVVVARKSAGAGKFWIKVFPYKPVTKKPPETRQGKGKGDLDHWVAPIHRGVIICELGGVPEEFAKRLFRLVAFKLPIRTKFVTRATMH, encoded by the coding sequence ATGTTGATACCCAGGAGAGTCAAATACCGCAAGGCCCAGAAGGGAAAGGTCCGGGGTCTCGCCACCCGCGGGAACCGGTTGCTTTTCGGGGAATACGGGCTGAAGGCCCTGGAGAACGGTTTGATCCGTTCCAACCACCTCGAGGCCTGCCGTGTCGTCGTCGCCAGAAAATCCGCCGGCGCAGGAAAATTTTGGATCAAGGTGTTTCCGTACAAGCCGGTCACGAAAAAACCGCCGGAAACCCGGCAGGGAAAAGGGAAAGGCGATCTGGATCACTGGGTCGCTCCGATCCACCGAGGCGTCATCATTTGCGAATTGGGCGGCGTTCCTGAAGAGTTCGCCAAGCGGCTGTTCCGTCTGGTCGCCTTTAAGCTGCCGATCCGGACAAAGTTCGTCACCCGTGCGACGATGCATTAA
- the rpmC gene encoding 50S ribosomal protein L29 — protein sequence MKMKELEALSSEELLQKERAFKKSIFELDYQKKMGRVEKPAQYKLLRRDIARILTLLNQRKTQKT from the coding sequence ATGAAAATGAAAGAACTGGAAGCCCTCAGCTCCGAAGAATTGTTGCAGAAGGAAAGAGCGTTCAAGAAGAGCATTTTCGAGCTTGATTACCAGAAAAAAATGGGACGCGTGGAGAAACCGGCCCAATACAAGCTTCTCCGGCGGGATATCGCCAGGATTTTAACCCTGCTTAACCAGAGAAAGACTCAGAAGACATGA
- the rpsQ gene encoding 30S ribosomal protein S17 has product MTTRTNRRKFLAGEVVSDKMNKTRVVQIRWASKHSKYEKTIRRAAKYKAHDEQNATKTGDFVRIMETRPLSKDKRWIICEVIKKRGA; this is encoded by the coding sequence ATGACCACCCGGACCAACAGACGCAAATTCCTCGCAGGGGAAGTCGTCAGCGACAAGATGAACAAGACGCGTGTGGTTCAGATCCGCTGGGCTTCCAAGCATTCTAAATACGAAAAGACGATCCGGCGCGCGGCCAAATACAAGGCGCATGACGAGCAGAACGCCACCAAGACAGGTGATTTTGTCCGGATTATGGAGACCCGTCCGTTATCGAAAGACAAGCGCTGGATCATCTGCGAAGTGATCAAGAAGCGCGGGGCCTAA
- the rplN gene encoding 50S ribosomal protein L14, translated as MLQMKSVFDVADNTGARKASMIGVLKGKGRHWAQIGDIIKVNIKESAPDAALKKGEKAKGVIVRTRMPIRRADGSYVRFDTNAIVIIDDGGNPKGTRVFGPVARELRNLEFMKIISLAPEVI; from the coding sequence ATGCTGCAAATGAAATCCGTATTTGACGTGGCCGACAACACCGGGGCCCGCAAGGCCTCTATGATCGGCGTCCTCAAGGGGAAGGGCCGCCATTGGGCCCAGATCGGGGACATCATCAAGGTCAACATCAAGGAATCGGCCCCCGACGCCGCGCTCAAGAAGGGCGAAAAGGCCAAGGGCGTGATCGTGCGCACGCGCATGCCCATCCGCCGGGCCGACGGAAGCTATGTCCGTTTTGACACCAACGCCATCGTGATCATCGATGACGGCGGGAACCCGAAGGGGACGCGCGTCTTCGGCCCCGTGGCTAGGGAATTGCGCAATTTGGAATTCATGAAAATCATTTCGTTAGCCCCCGAGGTCATTTGA
- the rplX gene encoding 50S ribosomal protein L24 translates to MRIKKNDRVMVITGKDKGKIGKVIRVISAEDRVVIEAVNMIKKAKRRTQQDQQGGFLEVERPIHISNVMLVDKKTNKPTRFSVSVLKDGSKVRISKKSGEAV, encoded by the coding sequence CTGCGCATCAAGAAAAACGACCGGGTGATGGTCATCACCGGCAAGGATAAAGGAAAAATCGGCAAGGTCATCCGTGTCATTTCCGCAGAGGACCGGGTGGTGATCGAGGCCGTGAATATGATCAAGAAGGCCAAGCGCCGGACCCAGCAGGATCAGCAGGGCGGGTTCTTGGAAGTCGAGCGCCCGATCCACATTTCCAACGTGATGCTGGTGGACAAGAAAACGAACAAACCGACCCGTTTCAGCGTTTCGGTCCTGAAGGACGGCTCCAAGGTCAGGATCAGCAAAAAAAGCGGCGAGGCCGTCTGA
- the rplE gene encoding 50S ribosomal protein L5, which translates to MVPRLMKKYQEEVVPQLQQKFGIKNAMALPRLEKIVVNMGVGEALQDIKIMESAVQELTMITGQKPVVRRARVAISNFKLRENAPVGCCVTLRRTRMYEFLDKLVNISLPRIRDFNGVSRKSFDKQGNYTLGISDQSIFPEIDTGRLGRTQGMDISIVFDKGPKDRTCEVLRLLGMPFTKS; encoded by the coding sequence ATGGTTCCCCGTTTGATGAAAAAATATCAGGAAGAAGTCGTCCCGCAGCTCCAGCAGAAATTCGGGATCAAGAACGCCATGGCGCTCCCCCGCCTTGAAAAGATCGTTGTGAACATGGGGGTCGGGGAAGCCCTCCAGGACATCAAGATCATGGAAAGCGCCGTCCAGGAATTGACGATGATCACCGGGCAGAAGCCGGTCGTTCGCCGCGCCAGAGTGGCGATTTCCAATTTCAAGCTCAGGGAAAACGCCCCGGTGGGCTGCTGCGTGACCCTCCGCCGCACCCGGATGTATGAATTTTTGGATAAGCTGGTCAATATTTCCCTGCCGCGTATCCGCGACTTTAACGGGGTGTCCCGCAAGTCGTTCGACAAGCAGGGGAATTACACCCTCGGCATCTCGGACCAGTCGATCTTTCCGGAGATCGACACCGGCCGGCTCGGGAGGACGCAGGGCATGGACATTTCCATCGTTTTTGATAAGGGCCCCAAGGACCGCACGTGCGAAGTGCTCCGCCTGCTGGGGATGCCGTTTACCAAGTCGTAA
- a CDS encoding type Z 30S ribosomal protein S14 gives MARKGLINKSLKKPKFSARQHNRCTLCGRPKGFLRRFGICRICFRELAWKGEIPGIKKASW, from the coding sequence ATGGCAAGAAAAGGTCTGATCAACAAATCTCTGAAAAAACCGAAATTTTCCGCCCGCCAGCATAACCGCTGCACATTGTGCGGGAGGCCGAAAGGGTTTTTGCGCCGGTTCGGCATTTGTCGTATCTGTTTCCGCGAACTGGCCTGGAAAGGCGAAATCCCCGGGATCAAAAAGGCCAGCTGGTAA
- the rpsH gene encoding 30S ribosomal protein S8 has translation MSVDTIANFLTNVRNAVHAKKETVEIPASKMTGRILEIMKNDGYIEDFRLLKNNTQGSYKVYLKYESKRPAIIGLKRISRPGLRVYVAGDEIPRVLSGLGTAVISTSKGVITDREARKLKVGGEIVCHVW, from the coding sequence ATGTCCGTTGACACGATCGCCAATTTTTTAACGAATGTCCGTAACGCCGTCCATGCCAAGAAAGAAACGGTGGAGATCCCGGCGTCAAAGATGACCGGGAGGATCCTCGAGATCATGAAAAATGACGGGTACATCGAGGATTTCCGGCTTTTAAAGAACAACACCCAGGGATCTTACAAGGTGTATCTCAAGTACGAAAGCAAGCGGCCCGCGATCATCGGGCTGAAGAGGATTTCCCGTCCGGGGTTGAGGGTGTATGTCGCGGGCGACGAAATTCCCCGCGTCTTGAGCGGGCTGGGGACGGCCGTGATTTCAACGTCGAAAGGCGTGATCACCGACCGTGAGGCACGCAAGCTCAAGGTCGGCGGCGAAATTGTCTGCCACGTATGGTAA
- the rplF gene encoding 50S ribosomal protein L6, producing MSRIGKIPVALPKDVKIAIEKDMLRLEGSKGKMSLKMLPYIQVEQKDAQLLVTRTGDIKQARANQGTFRALLLGMIEGVSKGHKRDLEIQGVGFRAQIQGTKLILNLGFSHPVEFEVPKDVKVSVPQPTSITIEGLDKAVVGEVAAKIRRIKPPEPYKGKGIRYSGEYVRRKQGKSVTK from the coding sequence ATGTCGAGAATCGGTAAAATTCCAGTCGCATTGCCCAAGGACGTCAAGATCGCCATTGAAAAGGATATGTTGCGTCTGGAGGGGTCCAAGGGCAAGATGTCCCTGAAGATGCTCCCTTATATTCAAGTCGAGCAGAAGGACGCCCAGCTTTTGGTCACGCGTACCGGCGACATCAAGCAGGCCAGGGCGAACCAGGGCACGTTCCGCGCCCTTCTCCTGGGCATGATCGAAGGGGTTTCCAAGGGACACAAGAGAGATCTGGAGATTCAGGGGGTCGGGTTCCGCGCCCAGATCCAGGGGACGAAACTGATCCTGAACCTGGGATTCAGCCATCCTGTGGAATTCGAAGTCCCGAAGGACGTGAAAGTCTCCGTGCCGCAACCGACGTCGATCACGATCGAAGGGCTTGACAAGGCCGTCGTCGGAGAAGTGGCCGCCAAGATCCGGCGCATCAAGCCGCCGGAGCCGTATAAGGGCAAGGGGATCCGCTATTCCGGAGAATACGTGAGACGCAAGCAGGGGAAATCGGTTACCAAGTAA
- the rplR gene encoding 50S ribosomal protein L18, with protein MKSQSKIREIKRKARHYRIRRKLVGTPQRPRLCVHRSLGNIYVQVVDDVSQKVLFGMSTLNKDVRGKIKAGGNVEAAKVLGGAVAALAQKKGIKEVAFDRGGYLYHGRIKALADGAREGGLVF; from the coding sequence ATGAAAAGCCAATCAAAAATACGTGAAATCAAGCGGAAGGCGCGCCATTACCGCATTCGAAGGAAGCTCGTGGGGACCCCGCAGCGTCCGCGGCTGTGCGTGCACCGCAGTCTGGGCAACATTTATGTGCAGGTCGTGGACGACGTGAGCCAGAAGGTCCTTTTCGGCATGTCCACGCTCAACAAGGATGTCCGCGGCAAGATCAAGGCCGGCGGCAATGTCGAGGCCGCGAAGGTCCTCGGCGGGGCCGTCGCCGCTTTGGCGCAGAAAAAAGGCATCAAAGAGGTCGCTTTTGACCGGGGCGGGTATCTCTATCACGGCCGGATCAAGGCCCTGGCTGACGGCGCCCGCGAAGGCGGTCTTGTTTTCTAA
- the rplO gene encoding 50S ribosomal protein L15, with translation MQLHQLLAPKGATKRRKIVGRGRGSGHGKTSCKGHKGQNARKGRGILGQLEGGQMPLIRRLPKVGFRSKRPLVYQEVNLEELTKFKAGSVVDARTLKAKGLIKNIFKPFKILGDGDLKNALTVHAYSFSKTAAEKIQKAGGKLETVTAEILKKQEETASPS, from the coding sequence ATGCAACTCCATCAGTTACTGGCTCCTAAAGGGGCGACCAAAAGACGGAAGATCGTGGGCCGCGGCCGCGGGTCCGGCCACGGCAAGACGAGCTGCAAGGGACACAAAGGGCAGAACGCGCGCAAGGGCCGCGGGATCCTTGGCCAGCTGGAAGGCGGCCAGATGCCGCTCATCCGGCGCCTGCCGAAAGTGGGCTTTCGCAGCAAGCGTCCGCTCGTTTATCAGGAAGTCAATCTGGAAGAGCTTACGAAATTCAAGGCTGGATCCGTCGTCGACGCCAGGACCCTGAAGGCGAAGGGGCTCATCAAAAATATTTTCAAGCCTTTTAAGATCCTGGGCGACGGGGATTTGAAGAACGCGTTGACGGTGCACGCCTACAGTTTTTCGAAAACGGCGGCGGAAAAAATCCAAAAGGCCGGCGGCAAACTGGAAACGGTCACGGCCGAGATCCTTAAGAAGCAGGAAGAGACGGCCTCTCCATCGTAG
- the secY gene encoding preprotein translocase subunit SecY, which translates to MILSAFSNCFRIPELKNKILFTLGIIAVYRVGCFIPTPGVNGSVLASAFQKLNSTDTGTIFGMMNMFSGGAVEKMTVFALGIMPYISSSIILQLLTAIIPSLEKLAKEGQAGYQKINQYTRYGTLGLALVQSFFIALWLEKQAFEGMQVVNDPGWGFRFVTVLSLTAGTLLLMWLGEQIQERGIGNGISLIITAGIIASGPQAMQMLMMLMSAKTAGAAQLQLFHLIIMIAFLIGVIILVTLITQAQRKIPVQYARRIVGRKVYGGQSTYIPLKVDTSGVIAIIFAQSIILFPATLASFILHPFFQWLGSVLTRGGWSYYLLYGFLIVFFCYFYTAIVFNPVDVAENMKKHGGFIPGVRPGAQTADYLDFVLTRITLAGALFICAIAVMPDAIMASFKVPYLVASFFGGTGVLIMVGVMLDTMKQIESHLLMHNYEGFMKSGQLRGRR; encoded by the coding sequence ATGATATTGTCAGCCTTTTCCAATTGTTTTAGAATCCCGGAACTGAAAAATAAAATCCTGTTCACGCTGGGGATCATCGCCGTTTACCGGGTAGGGTGTTTTATCCCAACGCCGGGCGTGAACGGTTCGGTGCTGGCCTCGGCGTTTCAGAAGCTCAACTCGACCGACACAGGAACGATCTTTGGCATGATGAACATGTTCTCCGGCGGGGCGGTCGAAAAGATGACCGTTTTTGCCTTGGGGATCATGCCGTACATCTCAAGTTCGATCATCCTTCAGCTTCTGACGGCCATTATCCCGTCCCTGGAGAAGCTGGCCAAGGAAGGCCAGGCCGGATACCAGAAGATCAACCAGTACACCCGTTACGGGACTCTGGGACTGGCGCTGGTGCAGTCCTTTTTCATCGCGCTCTGGCTGGAGAAGCAGGCCTTTGAGGGCATGCAGGTCGTCAATGACCCGGGCTGGGGATTTCGTTTTGTGACCGTCCTGTCTCTGACCGCCGGCACGCTTTTGCTGATGTGGCTGGGTGAACAGATCCAGGAGCGCGGGATCGGGAACGGGATTTCCCTGATCATCACCGCCGGGATCATCGCCTCCGGGCCGCAGGCCATGCAGATGCTGATGATGCTCATGTCGGCCAAGACGGCCGGGGCCGCTCAGCTTCAGCTTTTTCATCTGATCATCATGATTGCGTTCTTGATCGGCGTGATCATCCTGGTCACGTTGATCACCCAGGCCCAGCGCAAGATTCCCGTGCAGTATGCCCGGAGGATCGTCGGCCGAAAGGTTTACGGCGGGCAGAGCACCTATATCCCCCTGAAGGTTGACACGTCGGGCGTTATCGCGATCATTTTCGCCCAGTCGATCATCCTGTTCCCGGCCACGCTGGCGAGTTTCATCCTGCATCCCTTTTTCCAGTGGCTGGGCTCGGTCCTGACGCGCGGCGGATGGTCGTATTACCTGTTGTACGGATTTTTAATCGTCTTTTTTTGTTATTTCTATACGGCGATCGTTTTCAATCCCGTTGATGTCGCGGAGAACATGAAGAAGCACGGCGGGTTCATCCCCGGCGTGCGGCCCGGCGCGCAGACCGCGGACTATCTCGATTTCGTTTTGACCCGGATCACGCTGGCCGGCGCGCTGTTCATCTGCGCGATCGCGGTCATGCCGGACGCGATCATGGCGTCGTTCAAGGTCCCGTATCTGGTGGCCTCCTTTTTCGGAGGGACGGGCGTCCTGATCATGGTCGGCGTCATGCTGGACACGATGAAGCAGATCGAATCGCACCTTTTGATGCACAACTACGAGGGCTTTATGAAATCCGGGCAACTACGGGGGCGCCGATGA
- a CDS encoding adenylate kinase — protein sequence MRAVLLGPPGVGKGTLAGLIKDKFGLYHFSTGDILREEIKAGSPLGSEAQQYVESGKLVPDEVVTKLIDNKLAKTQDLDRGYLLDGFPRTVQQAKDLDAILTRLNQPIDSALYMEAELPVIIFRLTGRRVCRKCGAIYHIKNRPAKANGVCDQCGGELYQRSDDNEETIKTRMDVYLKSTMPIVKYYETQGKLKTLDAHKDSEYLLMSLAGMFDEKRPSHQNKVSGRS from the coding sequence ATGAGGGCCGTTCTTCTGGGACCTCCGGGCGTGGGCAAGGGAACTCTCGCCGGGCTGATCAAGGACAAGTTCGGCCTGTACCATTTTTCGACAGGGGATATCCTGCGCGAGGAGATCAAGGCCGGCAGCCCTCTGGGGAGTGAAGCCCAGCAGTATGTCGAATCCGGCAAGTTGGTCCCGGACGAAGTGGTCACCAAGCTTATTGATAACAAACTGGCGAAAACCCAGGATTTGGACCGCGGGTATCTTCTGGATGGCTTTCCCCGGACCGTGCAGCAGGCGAAGGACTTGGACGCGATTCTAACGAGATTGAACCAGCCGATCGATTCCGCTCTTTATATGGAAGCCGAACTCCCGGTCATTATTTTCCGCCTGACGGGCCGCCGGGTCTGCCGCAAATGCGGGGCGATCTATCATATCAAGAACAGGCCGGCGAAGGCAAACGGCGTCTGCGACCAGTGTGGCGGCGAGCTTTATCAGCGCAGCGACGATAACGAAGAAACGATCAAGACGCGCATGGACGTTTACCTGAAGAGCACCATGCCGATCGTCAAATATTACGAGACCCAGGGCAAACTCAAGACCCTGGATGCGCATAAAGATTCTGAATATCTGCTGATGTCGCTGGCGGGCATGTTTGATGAAAAAAGACCATCACATCAAAATAAAGTCTCCGGAAGAAGTTGA
- the map gene encoding type I methionyl aminopeptidase: MKKDHHIKIKSPEEVEILRQAGRKLAAIIRALSGSLTSGMTTRDVDALAEKLIQKEKVRAAFKGYRGYPASTCVSVNHEVVHGIPGKKVLRDGDIVSVDVGIIDGNYYSDSAVTIGVGPISAELKRLMDVTREALRRGIAQAKPENHVSDISSAVQSYVEANHLSVVRDFVGHGIGKALHEEPEIPNYGPPHNGPVLAEGMVLAIEPMVNLGTWQTRILEDGWTVVTSDGKPSAHFEHTIAITAEGPEILTG; the protein is encoded by the coding sequence ATGAAAAAAGACCATCACATCAAAATAAAGTCTCCGGAAGAAGTTGAGATCCTCCGGCAGGCGGGCAGGAAATTAGCGGCGATCATCAGGGCATTGAGCGGTTCTTTAACATCAGGGATGACGACCCGGGACGTGGACGCCCTGGCGGAGAAGCTGATCCAAAAGGAAAAAGTCCGGGCCGCGTTCAAAGGGTACCGCGGATATCCCGCGAGCACCTGCGTGTCGGTGAACCATGAAGTGGTTCACGGGATCCCCGGCAAGAAGGTCCTCCGCGACGGCGACATCGTTTCGGTGGACGTGGGGATCATCGACGGGAATTATTATTCCGATTCGGCCGTGACCATCGGGGTCGGTCCGATCAGCGCCGAGCTGAAGAGATTGATGGATGTCACCCGGGAGGCGTTGCGGCGCGGGATCGCGCAGGCCAAGCCGGAAAACCACGTGTCGGATATTTCGTCCGCCGTTCAGAGTTACGTCGAGGCGAATCACTTGTCGGTGGTGAGGGATTTTGTCGGGCACGGGATCGGGAAGGCGCTGCACGAAGAGCCCGAGATCCCCAATTACGGCCCGCCGCATAACGGACCCGTCCTGGCGGAAGGCATGGTCCTAGCGATCGAGCCGATGGTCAACCTGGGGACGTGGCAGACACGGATTCTGGAAGACGGGTGGACGGTGGTGACCAGCGACGGAAAGCCATCGGCCCATTTTGAGCATACCATCGCCATCACGGCCGAGGGGCCGGAAATTCTGACGGGATAA